agggtgCCCGGAGCCTGGATTTGGAGGATGGGAGGGAGGCACCAGAGCCAAATTCAGCTCTGGGTTGCTGCAGCTCTTTGAGTTTTGAGTTCCAGCCTCGTGGTCCTGGCATCCAACCGTGGAGCTGCGTTGAGGTTTTTAcaagagaaatgggaattttgggctttgctgtgggttctgagctgctctctgggtTCCTGTcgtgggatttttggggtgggtgaGGCTGGGGGGGACCTTTGGGGGTCACCCAGCCACcccctctgggctggggacaaacTGGGGACaaactggggacagggatggacacgaCCTGCGCTGCTCCGGAGGTGGCTGTGAAGGCTGGGAGAGCCTTGAGAAACCTCCTGGAACGTTCCAGAAGCCGTGCTGAGCTTCAGGGAGGGCCTgctgaaaaagcaaaagcctTTTTTTGTGCACATAAACCAAAAAAGTGAAGATTTTACACCCAAaacaggcacagccagcccttgctcctgcctggggatggggggaaAGCAGGAATCCCCCATTGCTGCTGGTTCTGATCCAgggaatttctggttttttgggttAAAAACAGATTATTCCCACctggaacaccccaaatccagatAATTTTTTGGGTTAAAACCAGATCATTCTGTTTTTGGTGGGGAAAGCAGGAATCCCCCATTGCTGCTGGTTCTGATCCAGGGAATTTCTGGTTTTTGGGTTAAAAACAGATCATTGCCACctggaacaccccaaatccagcgAATTTTTTGGGTTAAAACCAGATCATTCCCAATtggaacaccccaaatccagagAATTTTTGGGTTAAAACCAGATCATTCCCACGTGGAataccccaaatccagggaatttCTTGGGTTAAAACCAGATCattctgttttttggggggaaagcAGGAATCCCCCATTGCTGCTGGTTCTGATCCAGGGAATTTCTGTTTTTTGGGTTAAAACCAGATCATTCCCACctggaacaccccaaatccagggaattttttgggttaAAACCAGATCATTCTGTTTTTGGTGGGGAAAGCAGGAATCCCCCATTGCTGCTGGTTCTGATCCAGGGAATTTCTTGGGTTAAAACCAGATCATTCCCACctggaacaccccaaatcctgcgAATTTTTGGTTTAAAACCAGATCATTCTGGttttgggaggaaaagcaggaattcccCCATTGCTGCTGGTTCTGATCCAGggaatttctgggttttttgggttaaAAACAGATCATTGCCACCTGGAATACCCCAAATCCAGAGAATTTTTTGGGTTAAAACCAGATCGTTCCCACctggaacaccccaaatccatcgATTTTTTTGGGTTAAAAACAGATCATTGCCACctggaacaccccaaatccagagAATTTTTTGGGTTAAAACCAGATCATTCCCACctggaacaccccaaatccagggaattttttgggttaAAACCAGATCATTCCCACctggaacaccccaaatccagggaattttttgggttaAAACCAGATCattctgttttttggggggaaagcAGGAATTCCCCCATTGCTGCTGGTTCTGATCCAGGGAATTTCTTGGGTTAAAACCAGATCATTCCCACCTGGAAcacaaaattcacttttttcccctgttctcAGTGGATCCAGGCCTGTCAGCAGAGAAAttgagcagaagaaagaaaagaaataaggaaagaaCAAGAGTTGAATTTGCTGTCTAACCTTCTTTTGTTAAGTTAATCGTAGGTACTGACCTCCTGCTATTTAAGTGTTTACTATCTATTTGCTGTAAAGTTTTGTATATTTTGTAAACTTTtccccccctgccctcccccaaATCGTAGATGTCTAAAATCGTTGTACATCGGGTTCTTTTCTACTCCATTGTTCAGCACAAAGTGTGGTTTTTATTTAGAataataaaatggaaaacattgATCCCTTGTAGctgtttttttttataaagtgTTTTCCTCACAGGAATGCCTGGGGAGCAGGTATCCACATAAATATCTCATTTGAGAGGGGATCTTATCAATCCATAAAAATATCTCGGATTTCTCATTTGAGAGGGGATCTCAATCCATAAAATATCTCAGATATCCATATAAATATCTCATTTGAGAGGGGATCTTTTTAATCCataaaaatatctcaaatatCTCAGAGGGGATCTCAACAATCcctaaaaatatctgaaatttcTTGTTTGGGAGGGGATCTCATCAATCCACAAAAATACCTCAGATATCTCAGAGGGGATCTCTTAAATTCATAGAAATATCTCAGATTTCTCATTTGAGAGGGGATCTCAACAATCCATAAAAATATCTCACATATCCATATAAATATCTCATTTGAGAGGGGATCTTGTCCATAAAAATATCTCAGATTTCTTATTTGAGAGGGGATCTCAATCCATAAAATATCTCAGATATCCATATAAATATCTCATTTGGGAGGGGATCTTGTCAATCCATAAAAATACCTCAAATATCTCAAGAGAGAATCTCAACAATTTATAAAACTATCTCAGATTTCTCATTTGAAAGGGGATCTTTTTAATCCataaaaatatctcaaatatCTCAGAGAGGATCTCATCAATCCATAAAAATATCTCAGATATCCATATAAATATCTCATTTGAGAGGGGATCTTGTTAATCCataaaaatatctcaaatttCTCATTTGAGAGGGGATCTCAACAATCCATAAAATATCTCTGATATCCATATAAATATCTCATTTGAGAGGGGATCTTGTCAATCCataaaaatatctcaaatatCTCAGAGGGGATCTCAACAATCcctaaaaatatctgaaatttcTCATTTGGGAGGGGATCTCATCAATCCACAAAAATACCTCAGATATCTCAGAGGGGATCTCTTAAATTCATAGAAATATCTCAGATTTCTCATTTGAGAGGGGATCTCAACAATCCATAAAAATATCTCACATATCCCTATAAATATCTCATTTGAGAGGGGATCTTGTCCATAAAAATATCTCAGATTTCTTATTTGAGAGGGGATCTCAATCCATAAAATATCTCAGATATCCATATAAATATCTCATTTGGGAGGGGATCTTGTCAATCCATAAAAATACCTCAAATATCTCAGAGAGAATCTCAACAATTTATAAAACTATCTCAGATTTCTCATTTGAAAGGGGATCTTTTTAATCCataaaaatatctcaaatatCTCAGAGAGGATCTCATCAATCCATAAAAATATCTCAGATATCCATATAAATATCTCATTTGGGAGGGGATCTTGTAAATCCataaaaatatctcaaatttCTCATTTGAGAGGGGATCtcaaaaatccataaaaatatctcaaatttCTCATTTGAGAGGGGATCTCAATCCATAAAATATCTCAGATATCCATATAAATATCTCATTTGAGGGGGGATCTTGTCAATCCATAAAAATATCTCACCACATGGGTGACAATTTATTTGAGGCCACTCTGGCCCTTAAGTTTATGGACAAAAGTGCAGAGAAATTCAGACAGTTAAAAATTAAGTTTATTAGGTGAAATACCAACTTTTACACGTTGAAATATCTTGAATATATTTTTGCCCTGGTGAGTGGCTGGCTTTGGGTTTATCATCCATTTCTTCATTGGAAATGGGAGGGAATGAGCAAAGGGAAGATCAAGgcggggatttgggatgagggaATGGAGGTGgtggggagctgtgggtgcaAATCAGAGCAGGGAATTCCTGAGCAGGGAATTCCTGAGCAGGGAATTCTGACCCTGCTGGAGCCTGGATTTGGATTATTCCCACTGGGATAAAAAGGAACATCCCTGCAGACGAACCCTGAGGAATTTcgaggtttttttccccccatcagGGACCCCTGGAAGCGACAGAGCTTTGTGATAACCCCACATCCTGGTCATGGGCTTCTCCTGGGacatcctgctcccagccctgagccagcaTCCTGTCCCCAGAACTGCTgatgctttgcttttattgccACCAAGAgttcctccagcagctcaaGGCCTTTGGGAGATTTATGGTCCCTCCGTCACCTTCCCCCAGCAAAGGCCTGACCCCAGCACGTGACGGAGATCAGCATCCACACAAGGATGAACTTTCTCCGCATTCCTTGCACGGCACAAACCCAGCTCTGAGGATCTCTGCACATCCCTGCGCTCCCACAGCGGCTTTGGTGGAAggggaaggggtttgggggcttgTTGGGGTTGAGGAATCCACCCAGTGGCCATAAAAACCCGCCAGGGGATGCTCCAGAGGAGTCAATGGGATGGGGGACCCAAAGTTAGTCtgagcagcctttcccagtaAAACCCAGTTTAGCCATCACTAATTTAGAATTGGTAAAAAATTTACAGCTGGGTTTGCAAAACTGCTCTGAAGGAGTGGCTGATTTGAAGCCAAATtgttcctcccctccctcaggtctgtgccctgctcagccccttgGGCTGCTTGGCCTTCATCTCTCAAAAATCAGGCTCTGACATTGCTGGGCACTATGGAGGGAGGTTTGAGTTCCGAATTCCTCCTCTCCCACTCGGGATGGCACAAACCAGGCAGTGccatgcccagggctgggggtcaggggcagtttgggggtgcagGAACACCCGTGGTGGGGCAGATGCTGCACCCCAACCCCACAGCTTGGGGGCACAGGATGGGGCTCTGATCTTGGGGCTGGGTCAGACACTGAGTGGAGTCACAAACTTTATTATTGCAAGGGAATATAATGTTCTTATCAAACGGGGAATATAATTTTCTGTTATCCTTCCTTTAGGTCGGACACAACAGCGCTCCAGGGCAAGATGTCCAtagctcccagctctgctcaaaCCTGGCACGGGAGGTGCCCAAGCAAATTGtgtcctcagcagcaggaaaaccaaTCCCACCGTCCCCAGGGAGCCACCAGGATGGAAGTTGGGAGAGCCTGACCCTCATTAGTTGGGAGGGCTGTTGTCCTTGGCGATGACTATGGAGTGCTGCGTGCTGGAGGaggaattcccagctcccttcTGGCCACCGTGGTCCTTGGGGATGTACTTGACCACGGCGGAGATGAGCTTGCTGCGGAAGTTCTTGCTGAGGAAGTTGTAGAGGATGGGGTTGACGACGCAGTGCAGCAGCGTGAAGCAGTCGATGATGTCGTAGAAGAAGTAGAGCAGGTGGGCGAAGGTGCAGTGCAGGACGATGTGGTTGCCCTCGAGGGTGAGCAGGGTCAGCACCACGTGGAAGGGCAGCCAGCTGAGCAGGAACACCCCGACGTAGGCGTAGATGAGCAGGCAGTGCTTGCGGCTCTCGGGCTTGGCGCGCCGGATGAAGCGCGCCGTCAGCACGTTGAACGCCGCGATGACGGGGAAGGGGATGAGGAAGCCGACGGTGGTGGTGGCCAAGCTGACCGCCAGCGCCCACTCGTCGTACGTCTCAAAAGGAGCCATGAAGATGCAGATGGGCTCCCCGGTGTTGACCAGCTGCATGTGGGCCACCTCCAGCACGGGGATGGCGGcggccaggagccagcagcaggcGCAGACGGCGCGGCGCGCGCGGTGCTGGTGCCGCTGCCAGAAAACGGAGGAGCTGGTCAGGGTCACATAGCGATCCACGCTCAGGCAGGTGAGGAAGAAGATGCTGGCATACATGTTGGCGAAGTAGAAGTAGTGGGTGAAGCGGCAGAGGaagctgccccagagccaggTGTAATCCAGCATCACCTCCAGCATCCAGATGGGCAGCGAGAGCAGCACGCCCAGGTCGGCGATGGCCATGTTGATGATGTACAGGTTGACCAAGTTCTTGGTGCCCCGTGTCTGCCAGTTGACCCAGATGACGAGGAGGTTCTCCACCAAGCCCACCACGAAGATGACCAGGTAGAGGATGAAGAGAACCACTCGTTTGATGTTCTCGTCCAGGCTGAACTCGCAGAAGGTGTAGGTGTGGTTCAGGAGGTAGAACAGCTCGGACAGGTTGTGGTAGTCGCTGTACTCACTCGGGACAGTGTGTGTCTCCATGGGGACAGTGGTCACCTCCTCGGCCAtcctggtggctgcagggaaagggagagcaCTGAGCTGAGATCCCTTGTGTGGGGCTCAAAAAGATCCTTTTGGCAGCTTCTAACCCAATTTTTACTCCCACGGTGACTCCCTGCATCAACCCTCAAAAGATGCTGTGTCCACCCAGGTGATTCCCTCACATAAATCCAGCCACAAATGACAGTCCCCACATGTggtggctgtcccctgtcccaggggctggcctgggacacagagaggtGTTGGTGACtgtcacagaggcagctccagcgGGAAAGCCACGGCTCGCACCCGAGCCCTCGGGGTGTGGTTATTCACCAACCACCCTCACTCTGCTGGAAGCCATCGGGACATCCAAATAGGTGACAAAATTACACATTTCTGGGAAAATGCAGACCTGAACATCCTCCAAATGCCCCAAGTGAGAGCCCCGATCCCAGCACAGCGAAGAGGCTGTGAATGTGCCCAGGAGCGGCCGTTCCCTTGGGAATCCTGCGGGACTCCGCCCTCCCAGAGGGCTCTTCCCGCTTCGTTTGGAGCCTGGCAAGCCAAGATGAGCCACATCTGGTGTCACCCGTGGGTGTCACCCCTgtggcacccagccaggctggcacccaGCTGGTGTCAGCCCTgtggcacccagccaggctggcacccacctggtgtcacctgtgtcacccctgtggcacccagccaggctggcacccaGCTGGTGTCACCCTTgtggcacccagccaggctggcacccagctggtgtcacccctgtggcacccagccaggctggcacccaGCTGGTGTCACCCATGAGTGTCACCCTTgtggcacccagccaggctggcacccaCGGGCCCCAAAGCCAGGGGAGGATGGAGGTGCCACCCCAAGGGATCCTGGACATCCCGTCCTGTCCTCTCTCTGTCCTGCAGGTCCTgagaggctgctgggggtgaggaggaCACCAGTGGACAGTGGACGGGAGCAGGGGACATGGTACCGGGACCAGGAAGAGTGGACAGTGGTGAGGGGACCACGGACCAGAGCGGACCAGCTGGGAGGAAGCGGATGGACCATGATGGGAATGGACAGCAGTGGACAGGAGACGGACAGGACCAGACAGGTGGAAAGGACAGACAAAGCGGGAGGATGGAGGGACAAACGGATGGGTTTAAGGGAGAGCTGatggatggggaggggacaggacgAGGACGGAGAGGAAGAGACAGGAgaagggacacagggggacaaaTGGACGGTAAAGGGGACAGACGGATGGTGGAGGGGACAAACGGACAGAAGGGACAGACAAACGGGACAAGAGATGAATGGATGGGAGAGGAGACAGACggatgggagaggggacagatggacaggagAGGTGACAGACAGGAGGACAGGCAGACAGAACCAGGGACAGACAAACGACAGAAGGGACAGACAAACGGGAGAAGGGACAGACGGATGGGAGAAGGGACAGACAAACAGGACCAGGGACAGACAAACAGGAGAAGGGACGGACAGATAGGAGAGGGGACAGATGGATGTTaaaggggacagacagacaagaggagggacaggcagACAGGAGAAGGGACAGATAAATGGGAGAAGGGACGGACAGATGGGCAAGGGGACAGATggatgggagaggggacagagggatgggagaaggggacagacagacaggagaAGGGACAAGCAGGAGAAGCGATGGATGGATAATCAAGGGGACAGATGGATAGCGaaggggacagacggacaggagaagggacagacagatgggagaggggacagacggacaggacCAGGAACAGATAAACAGGAGCAGcgacagaaaaacagaagggaCGGGCGGATGGGAAAgaggacagacggacaggaGAAGAGACAGCAGACTGGACGGACAAACAggcagacagggacagacaaacaaggagaagggatggacggatgggagaggggacagacggacaggagAAGGGACAGGCAGACATGACCAGAGACAGACAAGCGGGAGAAGCGATGGACAGATGGGAAAGGAGACAGATGGACAGGAGAACGGACAGACAAACAGGAGAAGGGACAGACAAACAAGGAGAAGGGATGGACggatgggagaggggacagacggacaggagAAGGGACAGGCAAACAGGACCAGGGACAGACAAACAGgagaagggacagagggatgggagAGAGGACAGACGGACAGAAGGGACACGAGGGAGCAGGGACGCTGCTGCCTCACCTGCCTCACGTCGGGAGCGGGGGGATCCTCTCGGCTCGGCCGCTCGGGCTCCTCTGGGCACGGAGCCGGGGTGGGCTCGGGGGCCGCTCGCTGGGCAGGAAATGAGCGGCGCGGTTCAACATCCTGAGCCCGGCTCGGGGACATTTCACGGCATTTCCAGCGCCGGGACTCCGCTCCGCTTTGATTTCACCGCAGGGTGGGCATGGGAGCTCCGGGAGGTGCCGGTGTGGGAGCCGCAGGTGCCTGGGGATGGATGGTGTGGGAATCTACAAAATTGGagagttttgggaaagctgcaaaaggcaggcaggccttagagacagcagaactgtgattagagctaagcagcagccatgagataggtcagcagaaaaattatttaaaaagtagaaaagcaaagacaaatagaacaatggtctgtgtattaacgcttgtctagaataactctctaagctacagaaagtttatctagcaagatattaggaaggttgaagcttaataatggagctctgtgtgttgtgttttaaagctcacaagcaggtattgtattggaaataagcaagcattgttttaaccaaaggtacctgtgcttatagtggttggatggaactGCTGTCAATATAGAATATGTACTATACAGATATAAATACTGTCactgtgcttttgctttgtgtgattggtcaaaaaacttataaagtgagttgtaacattaaatTCTGGGTCTGCTGCCTgagatgtgagctggtggcatcttcccattgtcataaccatggaatgagagtgatgctggaaaataaaacagctcaaggcgCGTTCCACAGCAGCTCCGTCTTGTTTGtgtctgtaaataaaaataaaacagctcaaggcagttccacagcagccccatcccgTTTGTGGTCTGTAAATAGCCCCCCTTGCCGGGGATGGGTGGGGGTCCCCGAGGCTTCCTgagtgtcccctcccctgtcaCCCCACTGGGATAAGAGGTTGGATCCCGCCTGGATGGGGAAAATCCATCCCACACTTGGAGGGGTTGGGTTATCACAAAAACTCCAAAGCTGTCCTTGATGCCACCTCGGAATCAGGGTGAGCTTGTCAGCGTTCAGAAACACAAAATCACGGGAATGATTCtatgcaggtgcttttattgaagagctctgggtgtcaggggtacaaacccaaatctgacCCCGACATGGCTTCgggatgaacatgtttttatattctatccTTCTATAACTTttatgttaattattaaacttatattgttctgtTGTATATATAgatttcatccaagcatggGCTCCTCGTGGGCCCCCTCAAACTTCTAACAgagtttctcatgattcttcctacgattaaacaataattatatttaattactaaacaatcatcacatctaacaattatatcatttatcatatactGCTTGCACAGGTGCAATTTCACATGATCTGGCCTAACATTTTCAGAGCCtactttaaacatttttccaggGCCCCACTAAGTCCAGCTTCTTTCTAATTCCCcgaattttatgattttaaaaccttttactATCAAGCTCAGGGGTATTTTTTCAGTGGGAAAGGGCTGAAAGCTGAACTCTCTGCCCCATGGCAGATGGATGTGGCCAGAGAAGCACCTCTGGCCAGGCAGTAATTAATCACAGAGCCTTGATTGCCCTGTGCTCTGACAGGGGAAACCGGGGGTCTCAAGCCTTGCCCCGGCAATGGGGATGGGGGCTGATAGGCAGCAAATTTTGCATCGCGCTGCGAAAGGACTTTTGCAAAGCTCTGCGAAACAATTGCaggaaatctccttttttttgcaGCGCGGCCAAGACTGCGGGATCAACAATCGGCTCGGAAGGAAGGCTCGGGGAGCGGGGAAGCGCCAGGGCGCTGATAAATCGGAGCTCACAACAACAAACCCAGCGCTGGTGACCTCGTGTGCGGGCACCAAACCTGGCAGGAGCGGCTTCCAAACAGGAACTCGGCATTTTCGGGCACATTTTGGGTCATTTGGGGTCGgtgctgaggggctgcggggaTTTGTCCCACCCAAAGGGGAAGCAATGCTCTGTTGGTTTTATTTAACAGGTCAGGCGATTTTCACACCGAATTTTGGGGCTGAGCAGTCAGACCAAACAGCAAGCTACAGACTTAACTCCAAAATGTACAAAATTgcacctaaatcaaaatggatttctgccctggaaaatttccactctgcctcattcccccctttcctaaaAGGAATCAGTAAATTCTCTTATTTCATGCAAATTCCTGTGACAATGAGGGTGCTTTAGTGCTTTACCATGCATGTTTGATAAGGAGGTTAACGCAGCTATTCACTGTAATATCCTCCAATTCCAAATTAGCAATATAATGGATAATCCTAAACTTATTCCAACTAATATTAACAAAGcgacaacttattaaagattccatttgcagttggtgaccacccaaagatcacatcccaCAAGttatgatttattttgttttattctttgcagaATTCTGCTGTCGAGGATTG
The Zonotrichia leucophrys gambelii isolate GWCS_2022_RI chromosome 29, RI_Zleu_2.0, whole genome shotgun sequence DNA segment above includes these coding regions:
- the GPR182 gene encoding G-protein coupled receptor 182; amino-acid sequence: MAEEVTTVPMETHTVPSEYSDYHNLSELFYLLNHTYTFCEFSLDENIKRVVLFILYLVIFVVGLVENLLVIWVNWQTRGTKNLVNLYIINMAIADLGVLLSLPIWMLEVMLDYTWLWGSFLCRFTHYFYFANMYASIFFLTCLSVDRYVTLTSSSVFWQRHQHRARRAVCACCWLLAAAIPVLEVAHMQLVNTGEPICIFMAPFETYDEWALAVSLATTTVGFLIPFPVIAAFNVLTARFIRRAKPESRKHCLLIYAYVGVFLLSWLPFHVVLTLLTLEGNHIVLHCTFAHLLYFFYDIIDCFTLLHCVVNPILYNFLSKNFRSKLISAVVKYIPKDHGGQKGAGNSSSSTQHSIVIAKDNSPPN